The genome window CCATGCCTGAGCCCGGGATTGGTCGCGTGCCAGACTTCTTCGTCCTGCCAGTCGTCGCCCGGCTCGGCCATGAAGATCACCGGAAGCGTTGCGGGATCGTCCACCTCGCCTTTCTGGACCTTGAGGGCATAGCTTACCTGTTGCCATGCGAGGTTTTCCTGCCCGCGCCCGGAGGTCGAGGCGATGATCATCAGCGTGCCCGGCACTTTCACGAGGGCGGAATCGAGCGCCTCCCATTGGCGCAGCCCGGCCCGGCCTTCCCATGCGTGCAACTCGTCGGCGATGACGACATTCGGCGTCTTGCCGTGCAGGACCTTCCCCTCGGCCGCGACCGCCTGATACCGGACTCCGTGCGCCTTGAACGCGATGCGCGAGACGTAATCGCGGATGCTGAGATGCTTCTGCAATCGCCTGTCGTGCTGCACGATCAGGCTGGCCTCGTTGTAGAGTTCCTTGGCCTGCTCATGTGCCGCCGCTGCCGATACGATTAGCCCGCCCGGCTCGCGTTCGGGGCCGATCAGATGCAGAAGCGTCAGCCCCGCGCCAAGGCTCGTCTTGCGATTGCCGCGCGGCAGGAGAAGGACCACGCGGCGCACCACGCGCGTGCCGTCCTCGTGGCGCGGCCCGTATATGCGGCGCACGATACGTTCCTGCCACGGGTCGAGCTGGAACGGGTGGCCCAAGGCGGGGTTCTTCGGATGCTTGAGACGGCGCAGCCATTTGACCGCCCGCTCGCCGTAGCCCATCGGGTCCGGGATCTCCGATCCGTCGTCAATCCAGCTCGGCGAGATCATCGTCGTCCTCCTCGTCGCGGATGGCGGGGCGGGACCGGGATACGGGTGTCAGGCCCATCTCGGCGGCAAGAAGGCGGGCGCGGGTCATCGCGTCGGACTGTATGCCCACGGCAGGATTGCGCTTCATCGCGCCGTCCACGCCAATCACGTGCCCATGCGCCTGCAAGTAGCGCTCCATCTCGCGTACGGTCCCGATGGCGATGCAGTAATTTTCCAGCCCGCCAAGATCGGCGTCGGTCAGGATGCGGCGCTCGGACAGGATCGGCATGACGCGGCACCATTCGGCGCGGGCATCGGACGACAGCCAGTCCGGTGCGGCAAGCTCGCCAATCGCGGCGGGGTCAGTTTGAAGGTGCGGCTTCGTTCCCTTCATGGCGCATCCCCGGAGGCCACGCATCGGATCTCCAACCCGGTGCGGCGGCCGATCGAGATGATCTCCTCGATATCGAATACGTCACCATCGAAGGCGATGCGGTCGTCGTGGCGCAGATGCCGATAGAGCCGCGTGCGGAAGACGATGGTCGTCTCGTCCGTTTCCCCGGAACGGCGCAGGAACTCTTCCGTGGAACGCTCGACCACTTCCCCGCGCAGGGTCGCGATTCGGTTCCAAGTGAAGACGGGCGTCCCGGCTGCGTTGACGCTGTTGCTCCCCCGCTCGACATGCAGGACGTGGATCATGTTCCCGGCCTTCATGGCGCCAGCTCCTCCACGAGGATCTCGACCGTCAGCACGCCGTGCGCCGTCTCGCCATCGGGATCGGACAGGGCGCGCATCTGCGTCACCCGCGTCTGCACCGCATGCAGCTCGGGACCGAGATCGAGGCGGCCGGGCAGGATCGCGGCACGCATCGCGCCCATGATCCGCTTGACGCCCTCGCGCGATTGCGACCGCTGCCAGATGTGGAGCGTATGCGTCACGCGGCTGCGCCGATGGTCGAGGTCGATCTCGCTCACGTCTATCACCTGCGCCTCGCCCATGACAATTCCGGGCGTGGGCGCGGGGCGTGCGTTGCGGTCGAGAATGGCGTCGGGCGGTACGTCAACGGTCACGTCAGGCGAGGCAACGAGGCGGGCGCGGAGCGCGATCTGGACTGCAAGATCAATCATCGAGCCTCCCGGATCGCCTTAAGGATGGCGCGCTTGATGCGGCGTTGTGCCTTCGGCGCGGCAATGCGAAAGCCGGGCCAGAAGAACGGCTGCGCGGCGGAATGGCGGGTCCCGTACTCGACGAGATGCGGATAGCGCACGTCGCTATTGCCCACGGTCACCGCGACCTGGTTCTCGGGCACGAGGTTCGCCCCACCCGGTTGCGAATAGGGCGGCGTCGAGAAGCCTCCGAGGGTGACCGTGACCGATCCGACAAGATCTCCGGTATCCTCGGGCGCAAGGCTCTCGATCGTTTCGGCCACCTCATAGCCCCCTTGCGCGAGCGCGGGCTGCACCGCATCGCGCGCGGCCTTCGGGATGGCCCGCATCCGGTTCTGGAAGCTGGCGAGCCCCTTTCCCATCAGAAGCTCCACTCGCGATATTCGGTGATGATCTCGCGCGTGCCGAATGGCAGATCATGCGCCTTGTCGGACACTGCTTCGCGGTTCTCGTACCACCAGGCCGCCAGTTGCAGAATGGCCTCCTTAAGCGGTCCCGGTACCTTGGACGCTTCGTCAAACCGCTCTATCAGGCCGTAGCCCAGAAGACGTTCGACATGCTCATTGGCCGCGACAAGGAGGCGATAGAGGATCGCGTCATCGTAGCTTCCAACATCTGGCGTGAAGGCGAGATAATCCCGCAGATCCTCAAGCCCCAAGACATATTCCGTAATCGGATTCATGATTAGCTCGCGTTGACGCGGACCACGTTCGAGTTGACCCAGAGCGAGGCGTTGAGCTTCATCACGTTGTTCGCCGTGTCGAGGGCTTCGGACGCGCTTCCCACCTTGGCGATGAAGTACCGCTCGGAAGGCGATCCCCCGGGGGATGCATCGTTGAACTCGATCTTAAAGGCATAATCGTGGGGCGTTTTTTCCGCCGCCAGAAGCGCCTGCTGGCCGGGGTCGGAGTAATCGATGCCGGTCACCACCTCCATCGGAGGGGCGTTGCGGGTGCCTTTGAAGCGGCGGGTCCGGTTCGATCCAATCGACGTAAAGGAGATCTCGGTTGCTTCATCGCCAAGCGTACCGAGCGACTCGACGTGTTTGATCTGCGTCCAGGAGCCGGAGAAGTCGGCGAGGGTGAAGTCCTCGGATTTGTCGTCGGTGACGGGACCAATGAAGAGCTTGCTTCCGGCGGTCGCGAAGATAGGCATTTCAGTTACCTCTTGAGGGTGCGGCGCTCGTCGCGTTGCTTCGCGCCGGAATGGCAGGGGGTGCAGAGGGGCTGCCAGTTGGCCCGGTCCCAGAAGAGATCCCGGTCGCCCCGATGCGGTTCGATGTGATCAACCACCGCCGCGAGATCCCCGCAGCGGCGGCAGAATGGATGCTTGGCGAGGAAGGCCGCGCGGGCCTTCTGCCATGTCCCCGAATAGCCCCGCGCGCTCGAACTCGGCCGGGTGCGGTCGAACCGGGCCTTTCGCTCGGCTGTACGCTTGCGCTCGCACGGGCACGCTGTCTCGGTCGGGACGCGGTAGCCGCAGGCGCAGAGGCGCGGGGGTTTCGAGGGCATTGGCTCATCACGCCATCAGGTACTTGCGGAAGCGCGCGGGCTGGATCACCCGGCCGCCCACCCGGCGCACGGCGTGGATGCGGGTCGCGTCCTTCGTCGCAAGCAGGTACGGGTTCA of Palleronia sp. LCG004 contains these proteins:
- a CDS encoding HNH endonuclease signature motif containing protein, translating into MPSKPPRLCACGYRVPTETACPCERKRTAERKARFDRTRPSSSARGYSGTWQKARAAFLAKHPFCRRCGDLAAVVDHIEPHRGDRDLFWDRANWQPLCTPCHSGAKQRDERRTLKR
- a CDS encoding HK97-gp10 family putative phage morphogenesis protein — its product is MGKGLASFQNRMRAIPKAARDAVQPALAQGGYEVAETIESLAPEDTGDLVGSVTVTLGGFSTPPYSQPGGANLVPENQVAVTVGNSDVRYPHLVEYGTRHSAAQPFFWPGFRIAAPKAQRRIKRAILKAIREAR
- a CDS encoding head-tail connector protein, whose amino-acid sequence is MNPITEYVLGLEDLRDYLAFTPDVGSYDDAILYRLLVAANEHVERLLGYGLIERFDEASKVPGPLKEAILQLAAWWYENREAVSDKAHDLPFGTREIITEYREWSF
- a CDS encoding phage head closure protein produces the protein MKAGNMIHVLHVERGSNSVNAAGTPVFTWNRIATLRGEVVERSTEEFLRRSGETDETTIVFRTRLYRHLRHDDRIAFDGDVFDIEEIISIGRRTGLEIRCVASGDAP
- a CDS encoding phage terminase small subunit P27 family — its product is MKGTKPHLQTDPAAIGELAAPDWLSSDARAEWCRVMPILSERRILTDADLGGLENYCIAIGTVREMERYLQAHGHVIGVDGAMKRNPAVGIQSDAMTRARLLAAEMGLTPVSRSRPAIRDEEDDDDLAELD
- a CDS encoding DUF3168 domain-containing protein encodes the protein MIDLAVQIALRARLVASPDVTVDVPPDAILDRNARPAPTPGIVMGEAQVIDVSEIDLDHRRSRVTHTLHIWQRSQSREGVKRIMGAMRAAILPGRLDLGPELHAVQTRVTQMRALSDPDGETAHGVLTVEILVEELAP